The proteins below are encoded in one region of Winogradskyella helgolandensis:
- the porZ gene encoding type IX secretion system anionic LPS delivery protein PorZ, with the protein MCNTVFKIFILVFGLTASCYSQDFSTLWQGHYSYNDIVDVVSGENKIYAAAQNAVFRYDIQTNELTTITSVEGLSGEQITTIYYSELYQYLLVGYETGLIEVYSETENSVLSVVDILDKVNITPANKRINHFFENEGEIYISTDYGVSVYDLERLEFGDTYFLGNGGSQVSVNQVSILNNEIYAACSASNGIKKADLDNPNLIDYQQWQTIIIGNYHTMNTINNKMYSVRDNKVLYEINGASINTLFTFPTLPLDADKSASNLVYSTSSSIYVYDENLQLVKSFQPTEEFDSNFTSATSLDDSIYIGTEAFGVLSNSISTVGEYSEIKPNGPLFNETFRLNAESGVVWSSFGDYTEALVPDPIRTRGLSYYRNEVWESIPYDSLLGGRNLSQIAVNPFISNQVFVSSFQDGLLELNDFEPTVLYDETNSGLESLLVPTSPNFRSIRVSATAFDSDGLLWSLTSLVFEPLKSYDPITGNWKSYDFSSIIQDAIRDEFGYFDIAIDNNGTKWIGGYKNGLYVYNETITNTPLRNISTAEQGLPVPRVNAVAIDTRNQLWVGMFTGIRVLYNTSGFYEDSNPTLSSIIILEEGIAKELLEGETVTDIKVDGSNNKWIGTVDSGVFYLSPDGQTTIYHFTKDNSPLPSNRINDISIDPNNGTVYIATIKGLLSFKAGGSKTESTLEDAFVYPNPVRPEYNILGFNDLNDITKGVKVSGLTERVNIKITDIEGNLVAEAQSNVNLRSSNANYNFAIDGGTAIWNGKNLGNNVVRTGVYLILISDLDSFETKVLKVLIVQ; encoded by the coding sequence ATGTGCAACACTGTTTTTAAAATCTTTATTCTAGTATTTGGGCTTACGGCTTCTTGTTATAGTCAAGATTTCTCAACGTTATGGCAAGGCCATTATTCCTATAATGATATAGTAGATGTGGTTAGTGGTGAAAATAAAATATATGCAGCTGCTCAAAATGCTGTTTTTAGATATGACATACAGACCAATGAACTAACGACAATTACGTCGGTAGAAGGACTTTCGGGAGAACAAATTACTACTATTTATTATAGTGAGTTGTACCAATATTTACTTGTTGGATATGAAACCGGATTAATTGAAGTCTATTCTGAAACTGAAAATTCGGTGTTATCTGTGGTTGATATTTTGGATAAAGTCAACATTACTCCAGCTAATAAACGAATTAATCATTTCTTTGAAAATGAAGGAGAAATTTATATCTCTACAGATTATGGTGTTTCTGTTTATGATTTAGAGCGCTTAGAATTTGGTGACACTTATTTTTTAGGGAATGGCGGGTCTCAGGTGTCTGTAAACCAAGTTTCAATTTTAAATAACGAAATTTATGCAGCATGTAGCGCTAGTAATGGCATAAAAAAAGCCGACTTAGACAATCCAAACTTAATAGATTATCAGCAATGGCAAACTATTATAATAGGAAATTATCATACAATGAATACAATTAATAATAAAATGTATTCTGTACGAGATAATAAGGTGCTTTACGAAATTAATGGAGCTTCAATTAATACATTATTTACTTTTCCTACCTTACCATTAGATGCTGATAAGTCAGCATCAAATCTTGTTTATTCAACTAGCTCTTCGATTTATGTATATGATGAAAATTTACAACTCGTAAAAAGCTTTCAGCCTACAGAAGAATTTGATTCTAATTTTACTTCAGCAACAAGTTTAGATGATTCTATTTATATAGGTACAGAGGCTTTTGGCGTTCTAAGTAATTCTATTTCTACTGTTGGTGAATACTCTGAGATAAAACCCAATGGCCCTTTATTTAATGAAACGTTTAGGCTTAACGCGGAATCTGGTGTGGTTTGGTCTAGTTTTGGGGATTATACGGAAGCATTAGTTCCAGATCCCATACGAACTAGAGGTTTGAGTTACTATAGAAATGAGGTTTGGGAGAGTATCCCATATGATAGCTTATTAGGCGGTAGAAATTTGTCGCAAATTGCGGTAAATCCCTTTATTTCAAATCAAGTATTTGTAAGTTCATTTCAAGATGGTCTTTTAGAATTAAATGATTTTGAACCTACCGTTTTATATGACGAAACCAATAGTGGCTTAGAATCCTTGTTAGTGCCAACTTCTCCAAACTTTAGGAGTATTAGGGTTTCTGCTACTGCATTTGACAGTGATGGACTTTTGTGGTCATTGACCTCGCTTGTATTTGAACCTTTGAAATCGTATGACCCAATTACAGGAAACTGGAAAAGCTATGATTTTTCGAGTATTATACAAGATGCTATTCGTGATGAATTTGGTTATTTTGATATAGCAATTGATAATAATGGTACCAAATGGATTGGTGGTTATAAGAACGGACTTTATGTTTACAATGAAACGATCACTAATACTCCTCTTCGAAATATTAGTACTGCAGAACAAGGTTTACCAGTTCCGAGAGTTAATGCTGTTGCTATAGATACCAGAAATCAATTATGGGTTGGCATGTTTACAGGGATACGAGTGCTTTATAATACTTCAGGGTTTTATGAGGATTCTAACCCAACATTGAGTTCTATAATTATTTTGGAAGAGGGAATTGCAAAAGAATTGTTAGAAGGCGAAACCGTAACAGATATTAAGGTTGATGGTTCTAATAATAAATGGATTGGAACTGTAGATTCTGGCGTGTTTTATCTCTCTCCAGATGGGCAAACGACCATTTATCATTTTACTAAGGACAATTCTCCATTGCCATCAAATAGAATTAATGACATCTCAATTGATCCTAATAATGGTACGGTGTATATCGCCACAATAAAAGGTCTTTTATCTTTTAAGGCTGGTGGTTCAAAAACAGAATCGACTTTAGAAGATGCTTTTGTCTATCCAAATCCTGTACGACCAGAGTATAATATTCTTGGTTTTAACGATCTTAATGATATTACAAAAGGTGTAAAAGTTAGTGGGCTCACAGAACGTGTGAATATAAAAATTACAGATATTGAAGGTAATTTGGTAGCAGAAGCACAGTCTAATGTTAATTTAAGATCGTCTAATGCAAATTATAACTTTGCCATCGATGGAGGAACTGCTATTTGGAATGGTAAAAATCTTGGGAATAATGTAGTGAGAACCGGTGTGTATTTAATACTGATTTCAGATTTAGACTCTTTTGAAACTAAAGTGCTCAAAGTTCTAATCGTCCAATAA
- a CDS encoding TonB-dependent receptor plug domain-containing protein, whose amino-acid sequence MIVSSQVKRNSVHTIFLFLFLQLSFGQTVTVLEADSQMPIPGVALVNYIKSKTIITDSKGQASLSLFNEKEIIYFKDFLYEEEHFTKSEILNKQGIVYLMLKVEGLDQIVISASKFEQRKRDIPQTIVNVSAKDIALSNPQTSADLLENTGNIYIQKSQLGGGSPMIRGFSTNRLLIAVDGVRMNNAIFRGGNLQNVIAIDPFSIQHTEVTLGAGSVVYGSDAIGGVMSFYTKKPQFSETDALDFSATALTRFASANTETTGHLDFNLGYKKWAFLTSVSYTDFDDLRMGSHGPDDYLRPEYVTQQNGEDVIVANPNPKMQTPTGYDQLNLMQKVRYKSSDDLDFDLGLYYSTTSDFSRYDRLLRYRGDELRSAEWNYGPQEWFMGNFQFTKLSSHSNLYDKIQTTLAYQNFKESREDRDFQSDIRAVRAESVDAISFNLDLEKTLNPKTSLFYGLEYLHNTVHSDGYDTNIETNQDTVSLTRYPDGSTWQSVAAYASLKHKPNSKFVFQSGLRFNQVIAKADFTANNVFLNLPFDAAEVNTGALTGTAGITWSPSDVIQWKLNASTAFRAPNIDDIGKVFDSEPGSVVVPNKDLKAEYAYSGELGLKLNFENKVVIDLATYYTFLDNALIRRDYELNGETEMVYSGELSTIQAIQNASKAGIYGFEAGIDINFTKQLKLRSQYNIIGGTEDNNGVEEPVRHVAPNFGRTHLVWKKNRLLFDAFMIYNNTLDFDQMAPSETAKDYIYALDADGQPYAPSWYTLNFRAQYHYNDQLSVTASLENITDQRYRPYSSGITAAGRNFILALKYTL is encoded by the coding sequence ATGATTGTGAGTTCACAAGTGAAGCGCAATAGCGTACATACTATTTTTTTATTTCTTTTTTTACAGTTAAGCTTCGGGCAAACCGTAACTGTTTTAGAAGCTGATAGTCAAATGCCAATTCCTGGTGTTGCACTTGTTAATTACATTAAAAGTAAAACGATTATTACGGATTCAAAAGGTCAAGCATCGTTGTCGCTTTTCAATGAGAAGGAAATTATATATTTTAAGGATTTTTTATATGAAGAGGAACACTTCACCAAATCTGAAATCTTAAATAAGCAGGGCATTGTTTATCTCATGCTTAAAGTAGAAGGGCTGGATCAAATTGTTATTTCTGCTTCTAAGTTTGAACAACGTAAGAGGGATATTCCACAAACCATTGTTAATGTCAGTGCTAAAGATATTGCCTTGTCTAATCCTCAAACGAGTGCCGATTTATTAGAAAATACTGGTAATATTTACATTCAGAAAAGTCAATTGGGTGGTGGAAGTCCTATGATTAGGGGTTTTTCTACAAACAGGCTTTTAATTGCTGTTGATGGTGTACGTATGAATAATGCTATTTTTAGAGGTGGTAATCTTCAAAATGTTATTGCTATAGATCCGTTTTCGATACAACATACAGAGGTCACACTTGGTGCTGGTTCCGTGGTTTATGGTAGTGATGCGATTGGAGGAGTGATGAGCTTTTACACTAAAAAACCGCAGTTCTCTGAGACTGATGCTTTAGATTTTAGTGCTACGGCGTTAACACGATTCGCTTCTGCAAATACTGAAACAACAGGACATTTGGATTTTAATTTAGGGTATAAGAAATGGGCGTTTTTGACGAGTGTGAGTTATACTGATTTTGATGATTTAAGAATGGGAAGTCATGGTCCTGATGATTACTTGAGACCAGAATATGTCACCCAGCAAAATGGGGAAGATGTTATTGTTGCTAACCCCAATCCTAAGATGCAAACACCAACTGGTTACGATCAACTAAATTTGATGCAAAAGGTGCGTTATAAATCTTCTGATGATTTAGATTTTGATTTAGGCTTGTATTATTCTACGACATCAGATTTTTCTAGATATGATAGGCTCCTTCGTTATCGTGGAGATGAGCTACGTTCGGCTGAATGGAATTATGGACCACAAGAATGGTTTATGGGGAATTTTCAGTTTACTAAATTGAGTAGTCATTCTAATTTGTATGATAAGATTCAAACGACTTTAGCGTATCAGAATTTTAAGGAGAGTCGGGAGGATCGGGATTTTCAATCTGACATACGTGCTGTGAGAGCTGAATCTGTTGATGCCATTTCGTTTAATTTAGATTTAGAGAAAACGTTAAACCCTAAAACAAGTTTGTTTTATGGTCTAGAATACTTACATAATACGGTGCATTCCGATGGGTATGATACCAACATAGAAACTAATCAGGATACAGTTAGCCTTACGCGCTATCCGGATGGTTCTACGTGGCAGTCTGTTGCGGCATATGCTAGTTTAAAGCATAAACCGAATTCTAAATTTGTATTTCAGTCTGGTCTTCGGTTTAATCAGGTGATTGCGAAAGCGGATTTTACGGCCAATAATGTGTTTTTAAATTTACCTTTTGATGCTGCTGAGGTGAATACAGGAGCTTTAACAGGAACCGCAGGTATTACATGGTCTCCAAGTGACGTTATTCAATGGAAACTTAATGCCTCTACGGCGTTTAGAGCTCCAAATATTGACGATATTGGTAAGGTGTTTGATAGCGAACCAGGCTCTGTTGTGGTACCTAATAAAGACTTAAAAGCAGAATACGCTTATAGTGGTGAGTTGGGTTTGAAATTGAATTTTGAAAATAAAGTCGTTATAGATTTAGCGACCTATTACACGTTTTTAGATAATGCTTTAATACGACGCGATTATGAGCTCAATGGTGAAACCGAAATGGTTTATAGTGGTGAGTTAAGTACGATTCAGGCCATACAGAATGCGTCTAAAGCCGGGATTTATGGTTTTGAAGCAGGTATAGACATTAACTTCACTAAACAATTAAAACTCCGTTCTCAGTATAATATTATTGGAGGTACAGAAGATAATAATGGAGTAGAAGAACCGGTACGGCATGTGGCCCCTAATTTTGGACGCACGCATTTGGTTTGGAAAAAGAACAGGTTATTGTTTGATGCCTTTATGATTTATAACAATACACTAGACTTTGATCAAATGGCTCCTTCAGAAACTGCCAAGGATTATATTTACGCTTTAGATGCTGATGGTCAGCCGTATGCACCGTCTTGGTATACGCTTAATTTTAGAGCGCAATATCATTATAATGACCAACTTAGTGTAACGGCTAGTTTAGAAAATATAACCGATCAACGTTATAGACCATACTCTTCGGGAATAACTGCAGCCGGTCGGAATTTTATTCTCGCTTTAAAATATACGCTTTAG
- the recO gene encoding DNA repair protein RecO produces the protein MLSKNNSIVLSKLKYRDHDLIVKCYTEQRGVVSYMLRGVLKSKKGLSKTVYFQALSQLQIEENYKPNQSLHFIKETKFNYIYKSLHTNIYKSAIVLFLSEILSNVLKEEEKNDDLFDFITASLQYLDNEDQFSNFHLLFLLKLTRYLGFLPENLDNDHAFFNLESGVFEASNHGIYSVSGENLTLLKRLLGTSFDALHTVNIKAKQRQEFLNMLLHYFELHLGSFRKPKSLQVLNEVFH, from the coding sequence ATGCTTTCAAAAAACAACAGCATCGTGCTTTCTAAATTAAAATATAGAGATCACGACCTTATTGTTAAGTGCTATACGGAGCAACGTGGAGTGGTGAGCTATATGTTAAGAGGTGTTTTGAAATCTAAAAAAGGCCTTTCAAAAACGGTTTATTTTCAAGCGTTGTCTCAACTTCAAATAGAAGAAAACTACAAACCCAATCAGTCGCTTCATTTTATAAAAGAAACTAAGTTTAATTATATCTACAAAAGCCTTCATACTAATATATATAAAAGTGCGATCGTTTTATTTTTATCCGAAATTCTTTCCAATGTATTAAAAGAAGAAGAAAAGAATGACGATTTATTCGATTTTATAACAGCATCACTTCAGTATTTAGATAATGAAGATCAGTTTTCAAACTTTCATTTATTGTTTCTTTTAAAGCTGACACGCTACTTAGGCTTTCTACCAGAAAACTTAGATAATGACCACGCCTTTTTCAATTTGGAATCTGGAGTTTTTGAAGCTTCTAATCATGGTATTTACTCCGTATCTGGTGAAAATTTAACACTCTTAAAACGTCTGTTAGGCACAAGTTTTGATGCACTACATACGGTAAACATAAAAGCAAAACAGCGGCAAGAATTTTTAAATATGCTGTTGCATTATTTTGAATTACATTTAGGAAGTTTTAGAAAGCCTAAATCATTGCAGGTGCTTAACGAGGTATTTCATTAA